One part of the Drosophila teissieri strain GT53w chromosome 3R, Prin_Dtei_1.1, whole genome shotgun sequence genome encodes these proteins:
- the LOC122619630 gene encoding cadherin-87A: MKLLSGLLMICLGLTLAKGETNLPPVFTQTLNNIILYENVTVGTVVFRLEAYDPEGSPVTYGAIGADHFSVDPVSGNITLIKPLDREEKDTLKFLVSIRDRVDPEGESERDNVVEVPITFIILDLNDNPPEFQNTPYEADVNEDAAVGTTIFDKITVKDRDIVGESLDLKCLPQQQSPEACKKFRLHIIKRDATILEAAVVLNDTLNYNQRMVYHFQIEATDGPHKTQTTFEARVKDVQDKPPVFQGSLSTVIDEDSPINTLVLTVHARDGDTGEPRKIVYDLRTNPNDYFLLDAQTGELRTAKPLDREALEDSTGIISLVIRARELVNGVPSDDPLTSATAKATVTIRDVNDSPPVFNHKEYSVSLLENTLPGTPLALDMSVSDADVGINSKFALRLDDVSGVFDVEPKLVTGYSQVNIRVANGTLDYENPNQRKFIVLVVAEETDTNPRLSSTATITVTVLDANDNKPVFEQESYSATVSEAALPGQYIATITARDVDSGSYGDSGIRYSLSGTGAELFHVNEQTGVISLANCHGKGESNRRERRDLNEDEHVEEGDGDSHLEMLSMEAAPREIGTEPTVQYTLITQAPEEQASSVPLSAPVPHAAPSGVPAATANDDKAPQTCLDYESETTYFLSYKATDDNGRGSASVVSLRISVTDANDSPPVCESPLYRASVDEGAVVFDSPLIVKARDADTMSRISYRIRGSEQVESIFDIDRETGQIIIRPNATLDVTNLNSDQLIFAVEANDGLFTAHCGVNITVRDVNNHVPNFEQQSYSAVVEENSEIGTSVERVHATDLDTGKNAELRYRIQQGSFDDFGIVETTGEVFVSRKLDFDRRNTYQLQIQASDLGTPSLTGTATLTINVQNSNDKDPYFVPATQHAEVRADAPPGQLVYTLIALDPDVANHNALEFAGTDDITAIDKEGKELPHYDQFKEYFKISRNGKVSVNKQLDRSLFAVMRINVLVTDSTAPNVQQGRGLLIIQIIDVNKNPPRFNAPWSVEQPQIKLQMVEEQPVGTVLTTLQATDEDSSIGEFNITDNDYFAINQTSGMIYTTARLDYEAVKEVKFQVTVSDTGVPALTATADVVVDIINLNDNDPKFSQADYYFNVTENSPRGTVAGKVEAQDGDVGVFGEITYTLIGENNKYFSIDAYTGNVMVANSTILDREQIKELTLSVVAQDKAPAAVQKSATATIHINILDVNDNAPVFTRDVYNSTVAENAAYQPPAALLQVQAIDQDEGLYGDVRYIITAGNEMGLFKLDAQSGIVYPAQSLSGKHGAYELTISARDTQGSGTMESTTKAIITVLRVNRHKPEFVIPALSNATIEIPGDIVQPDYLLLTVRAMDNDTEENGKISYHLQVNNRNEQQTGEFKIDEVTGELRAKTQLNRNNRANYDIILVARDAGNPPFESLRLLSVSIVDANENRPEFPDASNPYKVSINENSGRDVKIGHIQAASRSKHNRDIFYYMLLGNEDGAFYVDKLTGDIYTNKSLDREETDVYTLYILASIKADLHISEEERASFSIKTLNRDNTVAKVAITVLDVNDNPPVFEKPTYYAGVNANAKMGAAITLVNATDADQGKNAKIEFMIVASNLYKFGATKSTGSIVPSPFAISQDGRISANTIMAEYNQDRFELEIVARELEQPQRSASTKVNIWVFDGTQLVRVILSRPPEEVYQEQEEIIAELRNATQHRIIVDEIRFHLDSIGRIRMDWCDLYFHAVDPQTHQIAPVDEILKDIDRNYDYLKDYYAGFAIENVVPAYIAIVQDEFDLAVAGLVALVIVLFVGVISFIVLCCCLKHWNLSVPVETRRKEALIKKQIIEDLNTTENPLWIEQKLKLYEEQELTMQVFSEPDHISNSEAPGHLDHRSSLEQVHHVGQTVDNTYATIQPRNNQNRLIGGGGAGGGSMRSGGGASAGGVGGAGLLLARVDPHMNEFADYATLRNNRAPSLYEFTGSTFQAPIRDGDDAVAELI, from the exons ATGAAGCTCCTTTCGGGGCTGTTGATGATCTGTTTGGGTTTGACCCTCGCTAAAG GAGAGACAAATCTGCCACCCGTATTCACGCAGACCCTGAACAACATTATTCTTTACGAGAACGTGACTGTGGGTACGGTGGTTTTCCGTCTAGAAGCCTACGATCCCGAAGGCAGTCCTGTTACCTATGGAGCCATCGGTGCGGATCACTTTAGCGTGGATCCGGTTTCCGGAAACATAACGCTGATTAAACCACTGGACCGCGAGGAGAAGGATACCCTGAAGTTCCTGGTTTCGATAAGGGATCGCGTGGATCCCGAGGGAGAGTCGGAAAGGGATAATGTAGTCGAAGTGCCgattacttttattattcttGATCTGAACGACAATCCACCAGAATTTCAAAAC ACTCCCTATGAGGCCGATGTAAACGAGGATGCGGCGGTGGGAACAACCATATTTGATAAGATTACCGTCAAGGATCGCGATATAGTTGGCGAAAGTCTCGACTTGAAATGCTTGCCCCAACAACAAAGTCCCGAAGCTTGCAAAAA ATTCCGTTTGCATATTATAAAGCGAGATGCCACCATTCTGGAAGCAGCAGTTGTGCTGAATGATACCCTGAACTACAATCAGCGGATGGTTTACCACTTCCAAATCGAAGCCACCGATGGGCCGCACAAGACCCAAACAACGTTTGAGGCGAGGGTCAAGGATGTGCAGGATAAGCCGCCGGTATTCCAGGGCTCCCTCTCCACGGTTATTGATGAGGACAGTCCCATTAACACTTTGGTGCTTACTGTCCATGCTCGCGATGGTGATACGGGGGAACCAAGGAAGATTGTCTACGATCTCCGGACAA ATCCCAATGATTACTTCCTGTTGGACGCTCAGACGGGAGAACTACGCACAGCTAAGCCATTAGACCGGGAAGCTTTGGAGGATTCCACTGGTATTATTTCGTTGGTGATACGCGCTCGTGAGCTTGTGAATGGAGTGCCCAGCGATGATCCCCTGACAAGTGCTACGGCCAAGGCAACGGTGACCATTAGGGATGTAAACGATTCTCCTCCCGTCTTCAATCACAAGGAGTACTCCGTGTCCCTTTTGGAGAACACCCTCCCTGGCACACCGCTCGCCCTGGACATGAGTGTCAGTGATGCAGATGTGGGCATCAACTCCAAGTTCGCCCTGCGCCTGGATGACGTTTCCGGCGTATTCGATGTGGAACCTAAGCTGGTCACCGGTTACTCGCAGGTCAATATTCGCGTTGCAAACGGCACTCTGGACTACGAGAATCCCAACCAGCGGAAGTTCATCGTTCTGGTGGTGGCCGAAGAGACAGACACCAATCCACGGCTATCCTCCACGGCAACGATTACCGTGACTGTTTTGGATGCCAACGACAATAAGCCAGTTTTCGAGCAGGAGAGCTACTCCGCAACCGTTTCGGAGGCGGCACTACCAGGTCAGTACATCGCCACCATTACGGCTCGGGATGTGGACTCCGGAAGTTATGGTGACTCGGGCATTCGGTACAGCTTATCCGGAACTGGTGCCGAACTTTTCCATGTGAATGAGCAGACTGGTGTTATAAGCCTAGCCAATTGCCATGGCAAAGGGGAGAGCAATAGACGCGAGCGACGTGATCTGAACGAGGATGAGCATGTCGAGGAAGGCGATGGCGACAGTCACCTGGAAATGCTCTCCATGGAGGCGGCTCCTCGAGAAATTGGCACAGAGCCCACCGTCCAGTACACGTTAATCACCCAGGCGCCAGAGGAGCAGGCATCGTCGGTTCCACTATCAGCTCCAGTTCCACACGCAGCACCATCTGGAGTTCCCGCAGCGACTGCTAATGACGACAAGGCACCGCAGACGTGTCTGGACTACGAATCGGAGACCACGTACTTCTTGTCATACAAG GCCACCGACGATAATGGGCGTGGCTCCGCATCTGTAGTGTCTCTACGGATTTCTGTAACTGATGCCAACGACTCCCCGCCAGTCTGTGAAAGTCCTCTGTACAGAGCGAGCGTAGATGAGGGAGCCGTGGTCTTTGATTCCCCGCTGATTGTCAAGGCAAGGGATGCGGACACCATGTCCAGAATAAGCTACAGAATCCGGGGCTCTGAGCAGGTGGAGAGCATTTTCGATATTGATCGAGAGACCGGCCAGATCATCATCAGGCCGAATGCCACACTAGACGTGACCAATTTGAATAGTGATCAGCTGATCTTCGCTGTGGAAGCCAACGATGGATTGTTCACTGCTCACTGCGGGGTGAACATCACGGTTCGGGATGTGAACAACCACGTTCCCAATTTCGAGCAGCAGAGCTACAGTGCCGTCGTCGAGGAGAACTCGGAGATCGGAACGAGCGTGGAGCGGGTGCATGCAACCGACTTGGACACGGGCAAGAATGCCGAACTGCGCTACCGCATACAACAGGGCAGCTTTGACGACTTTGGCATCGTTGAAACCACCGGCGAGGTGTTCGTTTCCCGGAAACTGGACTTTGATCGACGCAACACCTATCAGCTGCAGATTCAGGCCTCCGATCTGGGAACTCCCAGTCTTACGGGAACCGCCACGCTGACGATAAATGTTCAGAACAGTAATGATAAGGATCCGTACTTTGTGCCAGCTACACAGCATGCTGAGGTGCGAGCGGACGCTCCTCCCGGGCAATTGGTCTACACTTTAATCGCCTTGGATCCGGATGTTGCCAACCATAATGCTTTGGAGTTCGCCGGCACCGATGACATTACTGCTATCGATAAGGAAGGCAAGGAGTTGCCGCATTACGATCAGTTCAAGGAGTACTTTAAGATTTCCAGAAACGGAAAGGTTTCGGTCAACAAGCAGTTGGATCGCAGTTTGTTTGCTGTGATGAGGATCAACGTTCTGGTTACGGACAGCACAGCTCCCAATGTCCAGCAG GGTCGAGGTTTGCTGATCATTCAAATCATTGATGTCAACAAGAATCCACCG cGTTTTAATGCGCCTTGGAGTGTGGAGCAGCCACAAATCAAGCTGCAAATGGTGGAGGAGCAGCCCGTGGGCACCGTATTGACCACTCTTCAGGCCACCGATGAGGACTCCAGCATTGGGGAGTTTAATATTACCGACAACGACTATTTTGCCATTAACCAGACCAGCGGAATGATCTACACCACTGCCCGACTTGATTACGAAGCTGTAAAGGAGGTCAAGTTCCAAGTCACCGTCAGTGATACGGGTGTGCCCGCTCTAACAGCCACCGCTGATGTGGTGGTAGACATTATAAACCTGAACGATAATGACCCTAAGTTCTCTCAAGCTGATTACTACTTCAACGTTACGGAAAACTCACCCCGTGGCACGGTGGCGGGAAAAGTGGAGGCCCAAGATGGCGATGTGGGCGTCTTTGGTGAAATCACTTACACGCTAATCGGGGAAAATAACAAGTACTTTAGCATTGATGCCTATACGGGCAACGTAATGGTGGCCAACTCCACGATTCTCGATCGAGAGCAGATCAAGGAGCTCACGCTCTCCGTGGTGGCTCAGGATAAAGCTCCGGCTGCCGTCCAGAAatcggcaacggcaacg ATTCACATAAACATTTTGGATGTTAATGATAATGCTCCCGTTTTCACACGAGATGTATACAACTCTACGGTGGCGGAAAATGCCGCCTATCAGCCGCCTGCAGCATTGCTCCAAGTTCAGGCCATTGACCAGGACGAGGGTCTATATGGGGACGTGCGCTATATCATTACAGCTGGCAACGAAATGGGCCTCTTCAAACTGGATGCGCAGTCGGGCATTGTGTATCCCGCGCAAAGTTTGTCCGGGAAACATGGAGCCTACGAGCTTACCATTTCGGCACGCGACACCCAGGGGTCGGGCACCATGGAAAGCACAACGAAAGCGATTATTACAGTACTAAGGGTTAACCGCCATAAGCCGGAGTTTGTTATACCCGCGCTGTCCAATGCCACCATTGAGATACCCGGTGATATTGTCCAGCCCGATTACCTACTGCTCACCGTCAGGGCAATGGATAATGATACGGAGGAAAACGGCAAAATTAGTTACCACCTGCAGGTGAACAACCGGAACGAGCAGCAGACCGGGGAATTCAAGATCGATGAAGTGACAGGAGAATTGCGAGCCAAGACCCAGCTGAACCGTAATAACCGCGCCAA CTACGATATAATACTGGTTGCCCGAGATGCAGGCAATCCTCCATTTGAATCCCTACGTCTCCTCAGCGTCAGCATTGTGGATGCCAACGAAAACCGACCGGAGTTTCCCGATGCCTCCAATCCCTACAAGGTGTCAATCAACGAGAATAGCGGTCGGGATGTGAAGATTGGACACATACAAGCGGCATCAAGAAGCAAGCACAACCGCGATATATTCTACTACATGCTGTTGGGCAATGAGGATGGTGCGTTTTATGTGGACAAACTGACTGGCGATATCTACACAAACAAGAGCCTAGATCGCGAAGAAACGGATGTGTACACCTTATACATCCTAGCCAGCATCAAGGCGGATCTGCATATCTCCGAAGAGGAACGCGCCTCTTTCTCGATAAAGACCCTTAATCGGGATAACACAGTCGCAAAAGTTGCCATCACGGTGTTGGATGTGAACGACAATCCTCCCGTTTTTGAGAAGCCCACCTACTATGCCGGAGtaaatgccaatgccaagaTGGGCGCAGCTATTACGCTAGTCAATGCAACGGATGCAGATCAGGGCAAGAATGCCAAGATTGAGTTTATGATAGTCGCCTCGAATCTGTACAAGTTTGGAGCTACCAAATCCACCGGCTCGATTGTTCCCAGTCCGTTTGCCATTTCACAGGATGGGCGCATCTCAGCAAACACAATCATGGCTGAGTACAACCAGGATCGTTTCGAACTGGAGATCGTGGCCAGAGAACTGGAGCAACCCCAGCGTTCGGCCAGTACTAAAGTGAAT ATTTGGGTCTTTGATGGCACGCAGCTGGTGCGTGTAATCTTGTCCCGTCCGCCGGAAGAGGTttaccaggagcaggaggagatcATTGCTGAGTTGCGCAACGCCACCCAGCATCGCATCATCGTCGATGAGATAAGATTCCACTTGGACTCGATTGGCCGCATACGTATGGACTGGTGTGACTTGTACTTCCATGCAGTGGATCCTCAGACCCATCAAATTGCACCAGTTGATGAGATTCTCAAGGATATCGACAGGAACTACGATTATCTTAAG gACTACTATGCTGGCTTTGCCATAGAGAACGTTGTGCCCGCCTACATAGCTATTGTGCAAGATGAGTTTGATTTAGCAGTGGCTGGATTGGTGGCGCTAGTCATCGTTCTTTTCGTTGGCGTTATTAGTTTTATTGTCCTGTGCTGCTGCCTAAAGCATTGGAATCTATCTGTGCCCGTGGAGACTCGTCGCAAGGAGGCCCTGATTAAGAAACAGATTATAGAGGACCTTAACACTACGGAAAATCCGTTGTGGATAGAACA AAAACTGAAACTATACGAGGAACAAGAACTGACAATGCAGGTTTTCTCGGAGCCCGATCACATCTCAAACTCTGAGGCACCAGGCCACCTGGACCATCGTAGCTCTCTTGAGCAGGTTCATCATGTGGGGCAGACGGTGGACAACACGTATGCCACTATTCAGCCGCGCAATAATCAAAATCGTCTTATTGGAGGCGGTGGCGCCGGCGGTGGGTCAATGCGCAGCGGGGGAGGCGCCAGCGCCGGAGGAGTGGGAGGTGCTGGTCTACTACTAGCCCGCGTTGATCCGCACATGAATGAATTTGCGGACTATGCCACGTTGCGAAACAATAGAGCGCCATCG TTGTACGAGTTCACAGGATCCACATTCCAGGCTCCCATTCGGGACGGAGACGATGCCGTGGCCGAGCTGATCTAA
- the LOC122619633 gene encoding uncharacterized protein LOC122619633 — MINELSAPKLKLLFINVFLILHSATYLNVYRLYADLKNVKAGVDGSNEEIWIREIFIFLISVLIVIRFCLCFVGLAANIVAIYPILTNSQAEMLTPTIIVQAIDNVILNLYEIILGYGSLCYLYPESTAVFIFFVMKMGVKIVCSISVLNIYSDQHNHLASLVSFNEESHSLGPDSVNEIELANQNLDFS, encoded by the exons ATGATCAATGAGCTATCCGCTCCTAAGCTTAAGCTTCTATTCATCaatgtatttttgattttgcacAGTGCCACTTATTTGAATGTATACCGCCTATATGCAGacttgaaaaatgtaaaagctGGCGTGGATGGCTCCAATGAGGAGATTTGGATAAGGGAGATCTTCATATTCCTAATCAGTGTTCTCATAGTGATTCGCTTTTGTCTATGCTTCGTAGGACTGGCTGCTAACATTGTGGCCAT aTACCCAATTCTAACAAATTCGCAAGCTGAGATGCTTACGCCTACCATCATAGTGCAGGCCATTGACAATGTAATCCTAAATCTCTACGAGATCATTTTGGGCTACGGCAGCTTGTGCTATCTCTATCCGGAAAGTACAGCtgtttttatctttttcgTCATGAAGATGGGAGTGAAGATTGTCTGTAGCATCTCCGTACT GAATATTTATTCGGACCAGCACAATCACTTGGCAAGTCTGGTTTCCTTCAACGAGGAATCGCATAGCCTGGGTCCAGACAGtgtaaatgaaattgaattggcCAACCAAAACCTGGATTTTTCCTaa
- the LOC122619992 gene encoding putative inner dynein arm light chain, axonemal encodes MEELDITSVGQFQTLVRYNNPVLVVKHPDKKGGAPLTEIEMKRPQTAGALLDTKRETEEILNSILPPRCWEEDGQLWQQSVSSTPATRQDVINLQEMLDTRLQQTQARETGICPVRRELYSQCFDEIIRQVTINCSERGLLLLRIRDEIAMSMEAYETLYCSSVAFGMRKALQAHEEKEMLRDRVKTLELDKEALEEIIADMKLKQEQAERRNAELRASEEKKFTEEITFLKKTNAQLKAQLEGITAPKK; translated from the exons ATGGAGGAGCTGGATATAACAAGCGTGGGTCAATTCCAGACCCTGGTGCGCTACAACAACCCGGTGCTGGTGGTGAAGCACCCGGACAAGAAGGGGGGCGCTCCGCTAACAGAGATAGAGATGAAAAGACCCCAAACGGCGGGCGCTTTGCTAGACACCAAAAGGGAAACCGAGGAGATTCTAAATTCCATATTGCCACCGCGCTGCTGGGAAGAGGATGGCCAGTTGTGGCAGCAGTCTGTGTCTAGTACCCCGGCAACACGCCAGGATGTGATAAATTTGCAGGAGATGCTCGATACTAGGCTGCAGCAGACCCAAGCTCGTGAGACAGGCATTTGTCCCGTGCGCCGCGAGCTCTACTCCCAGTGTTTCG ACGAGATCATTCGTCAAGTTACCATAAACTGCTCAGAGCGTGGCCTCCTACTGCTGCGCATCCGCGATGAGATTGCCATGTCAATGGAGGCCTATGAGACATTGTACTGCAGTTCCGTAGCCTTCGGTATGCGCAAGGCTTTGCAGGCACATGAGGAAAAGGAAATGCTCCGTGATCGGGTCAAGACTCTTGAACTAGACAAAGAGGCACTAGAGGAGATAATCGCGGACATGAAGCTTAAGCAGGAACAGGCCGAACGTCGTAATGCTGAGCTGAGAGCCTCTGAAGAGAAGAAGTTCACGGAGGAGATAACTTTCCTGAAGAAGACTAACGCCCAACTGAAGGCTCAGCTAGAGGGCATAACCGCACCCAAAAAGTAG